The Malus domestica chromosome 06, GDT2T_hap1 genome has a segment encoding these proteins:
- the LOC139196932 gene encoding uncharacterized protein, whose protein sequence is MKVLFWNIRGIGNDDSRTELSNICRLHHSDLVCIAEPMVTFNSISAAYWDSLNLSALTFNSRGTLAPNLWLLTSSACADPLVISISDQQVTVHCTFDHIPSQFTFVYASTSPIKRRDLWADFISLRPQTQVPWMAIGDFNAILGAHEQMGGGRPSQASCAEFSNMSDTCNFTYLNTSGAAFTRSNGWRSRGRTERRLDRSLCDISWFDSWPHSNCIALPKVVSDHNPLIFSALKTYLRQWNFSVFGDVHNRVANARHNLSMIQQRISTEGINNDLFEEEIVAKTTVMESLQMQEAFWKDRARVKWLTKGDRNSSFFHAYARIKSSSSHISCILDGNNLLTDPLAIENHIVNFYQTLFGSSFTPSGIDEVCEVIQPMVTDSENDLLSALPTDEEIKEAVFSLSASSAPGLDGFPDDLFIFCRSDGVTLRNLQGFFDRYSRASGQFINKAKSTFYLGSTSRHRKAVVESYLGFKEGKVPFVYLGVPIFYGKPKRSHLQALADKAKAKLTGWKGKLLSMAGRVQLTQSVFQSMLLHSFSVYKWPSSLLRPLSRCARNFIWSGDVTSKKSVTISWRQICAPKNEGGLGLRDLGSLNTTALLKLGWLIITTDSPWSIYLRERFKLHGRLYSCSYKRSSIWPGIKSILHILFQNCRWVIGNGSTTSLWVDKWLDKPIVDVVGATEIAHSLSRTKVSNIIRMGKWVIPYIFSSTFPDLTKEILEMPLPIDEDKDVLIWEVSTSGVFSFSDGYEIVRHRFPVKSWASIIWRPFIPPRYSILVWKILFNKLPTEDQLQRRGIPLAPICQLCHKNSESIDHLFSSCEFAQCA, encoded by the exons ATGAAGGTTCTCTTCTGGAATATCCGTGGCATTGGTAACGATGACTCTCGGACGGAGCTCTCTAACATCTGTCGGTTGCATCACTCGGATTTGGTTTGCATTGCGGAGCCCATGGTGACTTTTAATTCTATTTCAGCTGCTTATTGGGATTCTTTAAATCTATCCgctcttacttttaattctagAGGAACTCTTGCTCCCAACCTTTGGTTACTAACATCTTCGGCTTGTGCAGACCCTTTAGTTATTTCTATCTCTGATCAACAGGTTACGGTTCACTGTACCTTTGACCATATCCCAAGCCAGTTCACATTTGTTTATGCAAGTACTTCACCTATCAAAAGAAGAGACTTGTGGGCTGATTTTATCTCTCTGCGCCCACAAACACAAGTTCCATGGATGGCTATTGGCGATTTCAACGCTATCCTGGGTGCCCACGAGCAGATGGGAGGAGGCAGACCGTCCCAAGCTTCATGCGCTGAGTTTAGTAATATGTCTGACACTTGTAACTTTACCTACTTGAACACATCTGGGGCAGCCTTTACACGGTCTAATGGCTGGAGGTCTCGTGGTCGCACTGAAAGAAGGTTAGATCGCTCATTGTGTGATATAAGCTGGTTTGATTCTTGGCCCCACTCTAACTGCATAGCATTGCCAAAGGTAGTCTCAGATCACAACCCCCTTATCTTCTCTG CTCTAAAAACCTACTTGCGCCAATGGAATTTTTCGGTCTTTGGTGATGTCCATAATAGAGTGGCTAATGCTCGGCATAATCTTTCTATGATTCAACAAAGAATTTCAACTGAGGGTATAAATAATGATCTTTTCGAGGAGGAGATTGTCGCCAAGACTACAGTAATGGAGTCTCTTCAAATGCAGGAGGCATTTTGGAAAGATAGAGCTCGTGTTAAGTGGTTAACTAAAGGGGATagaaattcttctttctttcatgCCTATGCTCGTATTAAATCATCCAGCTCTCATATCAGTTGTATTCTTGATGGAAACAATCTTCTTACTGACCCGCTGGCAATTGAGAACCatattgttaatttctatcagaCTTTGTTCGGCTCTTCTTTCACCCCTTCAGGTATTGATGAGGTTTGTGAGGTCATCCAGCCGATGGTCACAGACTCTGAAAATGATCTCTTATCTGCATTACCTACTGATGAGGAAATTAAGGAGGCAGTTTTCTCATTAAGTGCTTCCAGTGCGCCAGGGCTAGATGGTTTTCCAG ATGACTTATTCATTTTCTGTAGAAGTGATGGTGTCACCCTGCGTAATTTGCAAGGTTTCTTCGATAGATATAGTAGAGCCTCTGGTCAATTTATCAATAAGGCAAAAAGTACTTTCTACTTGGGCTCTACCTCAAGGCATCGCAAAGCTGTGGTTGAGAGTTACTTGGGTTTCAAAGAAGGCAAAGTACCTTTTGTCTACTTAGGAGTTCCAATCTTCTATGGCAAGCCTAAAAGGAGTCATCTTCAAGCCTTGGCAGATAAAGCTAAAGCTAAGTTAACTGGTTGGAAGGGGAAACTTTTATCTATGGCAGGAAGAGTTCAACTCACTCAATCAGTTTTTCAAAGTATGCTTTTGCATAGCTTTTCTGTTTATAAGTGGCCTTCTTCCTTGCTAAGGCCTCTTTCAAGATGTGCTCGCAATTTTATATGGTCTGGTGACGTAACCTCCAAGAAGTCTGTTACCATTTCTTGGCGTCAGATATGTGCTCCGAAGAATGAAGGTGGTTTGGGTTTGCGTGATCTTGGCTCTCTTAACACTACAGCTCTCTTAAAGCTTGGATGGCTTATTATTACTACTGATTCCCCTTGGAGTATTTATCTTCGGGAACGTTTCAAGCTACATGGTCGCCTATATTCTTGTAGTTATAAGCGATCTTCTATATGGCCTGGTATTAAATCCATTCTTCATATCTTGTTTCAGAATTGTCGTTGGGTGATTGGAAATGGTTCTACTACTTCCCTTTGGGTTGATAAATGGCTGGATAAGCCTATTGTGGACGTCGTTGGTGCAACAGAGATTGCTCATTCTTTATCTCGTACTAAGGTCTCAAATATTATTCGTATGGGAAAATGGGTTATTCCTTATATTTTTTCTTCTACTTTCCCAGACCTAACTAAAGAGATTTTAGAAATGCCTCTTCCAATTGATGAGGATAAGGACGTTTTAATTTGGGAAGTTTCTACATCTGGTGTTTTTTCGTTTTCCGATGGCTATGAAATTGTTCGTCATCGGTTTCCTGTCAAGAGTTGGGCTTCCATCATCTGGCGTCCTTTCATCCCACCTCGTTACTCTATTTTAGTTTGGAAGATTCTATTCAACAAGCTCCCAACGGAGGATCAACTTCAGCGCCGAGGCATCCCGCTGGCTCCAATATGCCAACTATGTCACAAGAATTCTGAATCTATTGACCACTTATTTTCTAGCTGTGAATTTGCACAATGTGCTTGA
- the LOC103438155 gene encoding protein NUCLEAR FUSION DEFECTIVE 4-like, which produces MAAMEMLSSSKWKATAASIWIQCAGGASYAFGIYSSALKSSQGYDQSTLDMVSVFKDIGANAGVLSGILYSAVAFNGRRIGGPWVVLVAGAVQCFVGYFFLWAAVTGLVETPQVAVVCLFMFLAAHSQTFFSTANVVTGVNNFSDYSGTIVGILKGFLGLSSALLVQVYDTFCKGNPSAFLLLLALFPTSVTILCMPLVRIYEAGGAASDKKYLNIFSAFALITSAYLMVLIIFQNILTFPSWASILTFTALLLALIASPLGIAFKAQNLQPKKLLEALDDPLPENPEPVSASSELHVSDHEDMNLLRATRCVDFWLLFIAMVCGMGSGLATINNMSQIGESLGYKTVEINSLVSLWSIWNFLGRFGAGFLSDYLLHKKGWARPFLMAVTLAIMAAGHIVIASSFSGNLYVGSILVGICYGSQWSLMPTITSEIFGIRHMGTIFNTIAIASPVGSYIFSVRVIGFIYDREASGEDDDSCSGTRCFMLSFFIMASVAFFGFLVALALFFRTRRFYHSIVMKRLQHSSPR; this is translated from the exons ATGGCAGCGATGGAGATGCTGAGCAGCAGCAAGTGGAAAGCCACGGCGGCAAGTATATGGATTCAGTGCGCTGGAGGCGCTTCCTACGCCTTCGGCATCTATTCCTCTGCGCTCAAGTCGAGCCAGGGCTACGATCAATCGACGCTGGACATGGTGTCCGTCTTCAAGGACATAGGTGCCAACGCCGGCGTCCTCTCGGGGATTCTGTACTCCGCGGTCGCATTCAACGGTCGCCGGATTGGTGGGCCGTGGGTGGTGCTCGTGGCGGGGGCTGTTCAGTGCTTCGTGGGGTACTTCTTCCTTTGGGCTGCCGTCACCGGATTGGTAGAGACTCCGCAGGTGGCGGTTGTGTGCTTGTTCATGTTCTTGGCTGCCCACTCTCAGACTTTCTTCAGCACCGCCAACGTGGTCACCGGGGTCAACAATTTCTCTGATTACAGTGGGACCATCGTTGGCATACTGAAG GGATTTCTTGGTCTCAGTTCAGCACTTCTTGTCCAAGTCTATGACACATTCTGCAAAGGCAACCCCAGCGCTTTCCTTCTCCTGCTGGCCTTGTTTCCCACGTCTGTCACCATCCTCTGCATGCCTTTGGTCAGAATCTATGAAGCTGGTGGAGCTGCTTCTGACAAAAAGTACttaaacatcttttctgcttttgctcTCATCACTTCTGCTTATCTCATGGTCCTAATCATATTCCAAAACATCCTCACTTTCCCATCATGGGCGAGCATTCTCACATTCACAGCACTTCTTCTTGCCTTAATCGCCTCGCCCCTCGGAATCGCATTCAAAGCCCAAAACTTGCAACCCAAGAAACTCCTTGAGGCACTCGATGATCCTTTGCCAGAAAACCCTGAGCCAGTTTCAGCATCCTCTGAACTTCATGTATCAGATCATGAAGATATGAATCTATTGAGAGCTACGCGTTGTGTCGATTTTTGGTTGCTGTTTATTGCCATGGTATGTGGGATGGGGTCTGGATTGGCCACCATAAACAACATGAGCCAAATTGGGGAATCTCTTGGCTACAAAACAGTTGAGATCAATTCCTTGGTTTCTCTGTGGAGCATATGGAATTTTCTAGGCCGGTTTGGAGCCGGGTTTCTCTCGGATTACTTGCTGCATAAGAAAGGATGGGCAAGGCCATTTCTGATGGCTGTCACCCTAGCAATCATGGCAGCCGGCCACATTGTGATTGCATCTAGTTTTTCGGGGAATTTGTACGTGGGTTCAATCCTAGTTGGGATTTGCTATGGCTCACAGTGGTCACTTATGCCCACAATCACTTCTGAGATCTTTGGGATAAGACACATGGGGACTATTTTCAACACAATAGCCATAGCCAGTCCTGTTGGTTCTTATATTTTCTCCGTCAGAGTAATCGGGTTCATATATGATAGAGAAGCTTCCGGAGAAGATGATGACTCCTGCAGCGGCACTCGCTGCTTCATGCTGTCTTTTTTTATCATGGCTTCTGTTGCTTTCTTTGGGTTTCTTGTTGCTCTTGCCTTGTTCTTTCGGACGAGGAGATTCTATCACTCGATCGTGATGAAAAGACTGCAGCATTCTTCTCCGAGATAG